Proteins from one Streptomyces genisteinicus genomic window:
- a CDS encoding Lrp/AsnC family transcriptional regulator — protein MRLNDLDERIVHALAEDARRSFADIGQIVGLSAPAVKRRVDRLRAEGAITGFTVRVDPAAMGWETEGFVEIFCRHNTSPDDIRRGLERYPEVVSASTVTGDADALVQVFTSDMRHFERVLERIAGEPFVERTKSVLVLSPLLRRFSSGSPA, from the coding sequence GTGCGACTGAACGATCTCGACGAACGCATCGTCCACGCCCTCGCCGAGGACGCCCGCCGCTCCTTCGCCGACATCGGCCAGATCGTCGGCCTCTCGGCCCCGGCGGTCAAGCGCCGGGTCGACCGGCTCCGCGCCGAGGGGGCCATCACCGGCTTCACCGTACGGGTGGACCCGGCGGCGATGGGATGGGAGACCGAGGGGTTCGTGGAGATCTTCTGCCGGCACAACACCTCGCCCGACGACATCCGGCGCGGACTGGAGCGCTACCCCGAGGTGGTGTCCGCGTCCACGGTGACCGGCGACGCGGACGCGCTCGTGCAGGTCTTCACCTCCGACATGCGGCACTTCGAGCGGGTGCTGGAGCGGATCGCGGGCGAGCCGTTCGTCGAGCGGACCAAGTCGGTGCTGGTGCTCTCGCCGCTGCTGCGGCGCTTCTCGTCGGGCTCGCCCGCCTGA